A stretch of the Aegilops tauschii subsp. strangulata cultivar AL8/78 chromosome 4, Aet v6.0, whole genome shotgun sequence genome encodes the following:
- the LOC109763650 gene encoding GATA transcription factor 7 → MVGGGDVDKHAAAAALAQDLPSFNSFFDQTGLEAAAGDGGLAAGAAAGEEDLEELEWLSNKDAFPSVETMAVEAVEEVPEPAPAAPSGRPAVGPRTKGRRRRVTAPWNLAQPPTLPPPLPAARRCTHCASEVTPQWRQGPLGPRTLCNACGVRYKTGRLLPEYRPANSPTFSPLLHSNSHRRVMQIRLRSDSDGEGEGASPAVRATAKARRAERAAARLSAKNDDGAPAPAPAPAPGPAQAPLP, encoded by the exons atggtggGCGGCGGCGATGTTGACAagcacgcggcggcggcggcgctggcccAGGACCTGCCCAGCTTCAATAGCTTCTTTGACCAGACG GGgttggaggcggcggcgggggatgGGGGACtggcggccggggcggcggcgggggaggaggaTTTGGAGGAGCTGGAGTGGCTGTCGAACAAGGACGCGTTCCCGTCGGTGGAGAccatggcggtggaggcggtggaggaggtgcCGGAGCCGGCGCCGGCGGCCCCGTCGGGGCGGCCGGCGGTGGGGCCGAGGACGAAGGGGCGTCGGCGCCGGGTGACGGCGCCTTGGAACCTGGCGCAGCCGCCcacgctgccgccgccgctcccggcgGCGCGGCGGTGCACGCACTGCGCGTCGGAGGTGACCCCGCAGTGGCGGCAGGGGCCGCTGGGGCCCCGCACGCTGTGCAACGCGTGCGGCGTGCGGTACAAGACCGGGCGGCTGCTCCCGGAGTACCGGCCGGCCAACAGCCCCACCTTCTCCCCGCTGCTGCACTCCAACTCCCACCGCCGCGTCATGCAGATTCGGCTCCGGAGCGACAGCgacggcgagggcgagggcgcCTCCCCCGCCGTCCGCGCCACCGCCAAGGCCCGCCGCGCCGAGCGCGCGGCGGCGCGCCTCTCCGCCAAGAACGACGACGGCGCCCCTGCCCCGGCCCCGGCCCCAGCCCCTGGCCCTGCCCAGGCGCCGCTGCCGTAG